In Polyodon spathula isolate WHYD16114869_AA chromosome 53, ASM1765450v1, whole genome shotgun sequence, one DNA window encodes the following:
- the LOC121307153 gene encoding complement C1q-like protein 4 translates to MILVLLIAIPLLVHSSKTGSGSHYEMLGSCRMVCDPYTTLSSAEASQELAAVSPPPFLEGGKEHPRRGKSGFRGPPGPPGPPGPRGPPGEPGKPGPPGPPGPGPGGYIAPFYSPKIAFYAGLRKPHEGNEVLKFDDVVTNVGNYYEPSTGKFTCPLPGIYYFTYHVLMRGGDGTSMWADLKKNGQVRASAIAQDADQNYDYASNSVILHLDVGDEVCVQLDGGKVHGGNTNKYSTFSGFLIYPD, encoded by the exons ATGATCCTGGTCCTTCTGATCGCCATTCCTCTCCTGGTGCACAGCTCCAAGACGGGCTCGGGAAGTCACTACGAGATGCTGGGGAGCTGCCGTATGGTCTGTGACCCCTACACTACGCTGAGCTCGGCTGAGGCCAGCCAGGAACTCGCCGCAGTCTCCCCTCCGCCATTCCTGGAAGGCGGGAAGGAGCACCCACGCAGGGGCAAGTCGGGGTTCAGGGGCCCCCCAGGTCCTCCGGGCCCCCCAGGCCCTCGGGGCCCCCCCGGAGAGCCGGGAAAGCCTGGTCCGCCAGGGCCTCCTGGCCCGGGCCCTGGAGGATACATCGCTCCCTTCTACAGCCCCAAGATAGCCTTCTACGCTGGGCTGAGGAAACCCCATGAAGGCAACGAAGTGCTCAAGTTCGATGATGTGGTGACCAACGTGGGGAACTACTATGAGCCCTCCACTGGCAAGTTTACCTGCCCCCTGCCCGGAATCTATTACTTCACCTACCATGTGTTGATGAGAGGGGGAGACGGGACCAGCATGTGGGCTGATCTGAAGAAGAACGGACAG gTCAGGGCCAGTGCTATCGCGCAGGATGCTGATCAGAACTATGACTACGCCTCCAACAGCGTCATCCTGCACCTGGATGTGGGGGACGAGGTTTGTGTGCAGCTGGACGGGGGCAAAGTGCACGGGGGCAACACCAACAAGTACAGCACCTTCTCTGGCTTCCTGATCTACCCAGATTGA